One Heptranchias perlo isolate sHepPer1 chromosome 2, sHepPer1.hap1, whole genome shotgun sequence DNA segment encodes these proteins:
- the LOC137331565 gene encoding probable G-protein coupled receptor 139 — protein sequence MDRNLRTIDWNISTMGRNLGTIDWNISTMDRNPGTTDWNISTMDRNLGTIDWNISTMGRNPGTTDWNISTMDRNLRTIDSFEERALYVILGLQVIYYPPLAAVGVSVNLLAIVTLSRGKCGLSKCVTRYLVAMAAGDLMVIIFDLILRQIPIAFGGQFRFLYSIPLCNIHAVLLFAATDCSVWFTVTFTFDRFVAICCEKLKTKYCTERTAAVVLGTVILLSCLKNISWYFMFTGWYQLHNTPWFCLVTISVLESRVWGVIELLHYILTPGVPFVLILLLNAFTVRSILVASRARRRLRGHSSGESPRDPEMESRRKSIILLFLISGNFILLWALLLVHSIWNRMFYLGFESVFLSQLILELGYMLQLLSCCTNTFIYAVTQTKFREQLKNVVKYPFIASVQIIKS from the exons atggatcggaatctgagaacaatagattggaatatttcaacaatgggtcggaatctgggaacaatagattggaatattTCAACAATGGATCGGAATCCGGGAACAACAGATTGGAATATTTCAACAATGGATCGGAATCtgggaacaatagattggaatatttcaacaatgggtcggaatccgGGAACAACAGATTGGAATATTTCAACAATggatcggaatctgagaacaatagatt CATTCGAGGAGCGGGCACTTTATGTGATTCTTGGTCTACAAGTAATTTACTATCCTcccctcgctgctgttggtgtctCTG TTAATTTACTGGCGATTGTGaccctgtctcggggaaagtgtggtctctccaaatgtgtcactcgctacctggtggcgatggcagCGGGGGATTTAATGGTCATTATCTTCGATCTGATACTCAGACAGATTCCCATTGCCTTTGGAGGGCAGTTTCGTTTCCTGTACTCCATCCccttgtgtaatatccacgccgtcctgcttttcgcagccacagactgttctgtctggttcaccgtcactttcacctttgatcgatttgtggccatttgttgtgagaagctgaaaactaaatattgcaccgagagaacggcggctgtggttctgggaacagtgattttgctgagctgtttgaagaacatttcctggtactttatgttcacGGGTTGGTATCAACTTCACAATACGCCCTGGTTTTGTTTGGTAACAATCAGTGTTCTGGAATCacgtgtgtggggagtgatcgaACTCCTGCATTATATCCTCACCCCGggggtcccatttgttctgattctgctgctcaatgctttcaccgtcagatccattttagtggccagcagagcccgcaggagactccggggtcacagcagtggggagagtcccagagacccagagatggagagcagaaggaaatccatcattttactgtttcttatctcggggaatttcatactGTTATGGGCATTGTTATTAGTGCATTCTATATGGAACCGGATGTTTTatttggggtttgagtctgtattTCTATCTCAGTTGATACTAGAACTGGGatacatgctccagctcctgagttgctgcacaaacacttttatttatgccgtgacccaaacgaaattcagagagcagttgaagaatgtggtgaaatatcccttcatTGCAAGTGTTCAAATCATTAAATCATGA